Genomic DNA from Misgurnus anguillicaudatus chromosome 18, ASM2758022v2, whole genome shotgun sequence:
GCTCACTGTCACACACCAGAATGAGGTTAGCTGAGGCTAAGTGTTGCTACAATCCTTCCACGCCGATTTAGCTTCTCCTGTCATCCAGAGTTTGCTGGATAATTTTCAGATTTCCCTCAGTGTTCCTGTCATTTTAATGATGCACTGGCTTGGAAGAGGTTTTCATTGTGTTgttcattttggaaaaaaactagTGACATGTGctgcatttcttttttctaaaaCATGTGAAATTCGTGTTTACATGCACTTTATTGAGGccatttttaaaatatcatgTATAAATGCGttagtagggctgggtatcgattcagatatTTCAGATCGATTTGATTTATATTCACAAGCTAACAAATCgtttcgattctcgattcaattttcgattccggttctcgggtaggtttttatactcgattctcgattcaactcaatgaatatagatttaatgcaaatactatattaataaaaaagaacagtgaacagcagtttacaagtgggcaattaataaaaagaaattaaaaagaCACAACACTATCTTCGTCTTGCTtgtgaaatctaaaatgcttccatacttctgactttttatgtgaaggtggcatcaacgtcgatgaagcacctaaaactgccattttaagcactgaatgaatgaagagtgaagaagactagtaattagattaacgttaatcttacgtttaatgttaaataaatatgaaagaaaaaaattgattctgctcgaccacatttaaaaaaacatttaaatcgatttttttgcccagccctatgCGTTAGTCTGACTGAAATCATAAATTTTTCATCATACAAACCCCATCTACTGCTGTCTGAGGTCttgtttttagttattttagtgACCTGGATGGACAATATGGTATTGCAGCGAATCAGTCTGCTTGTTTTGGAGGCTGGGGGCGCAGGTGTCAGATTGAAACTTCAGATGGTCCACTTGGATCTCTGTTTCGAATGTCATTCAGATCTCAAAATCACAATGCATGAACAGATTTTTAATGCCTCACTGGCTTCCCGCTCTTTTTCTCCGTCTCTCACTGGATTTATGTGTGTGTAGGGTTTTATGGGCTGTTTGTGTGGTTTAATGGTTAGTTACCCGTGAAACAGCTCTCTGTATGTGGCTAGAGCTCAGGTCAGGCACCATAAACACCCTTTAGCTAAAAAGAAATGCAGGATATAGGAGCTTTTTTGCAAATCTAACTAAATAATAACTCCAAAATCTCACTTTACTGCAACTAAGTTTGTCAGGTTTGTCCACCATTACCATTAAAATCACCTTATTGTCCAATTTTTAGTCCACAGCATCTTCAGGAGAGGAAGAAAAGGGCGAAATGAGTTCAGCACAGGTGGAGGGAGTTGATGGGCAAACGCCATGTACCAAAGCCGCACACCTGCCGACTCCAGAGGAGAAGATGAGGCAGCAGGCCCAGGCCGTTCCCACAGATATTGTCCCCATCAATGTCACAGGTAAGAAACATATAGCATATAGTATGACTAAAGTTCATGTGCAGGGTCTGCGAAATGTTTTTCATCCTTGTAACACCTATGAGCTCATATATGTGCATCACTGCTACACTGTGTCCTAATAAGCCACGACACTGTTTCCAGATTGTTTTTTTCCAATTAAGAGGAGGTTGCATAATAAACACCAGCCACAACATAAGTGTACAGCAATGCGGAGTAGGATTTTGGACCAATGTgaagaaaagaaaatgtaatcatttttaaaagcagaaatttttgtgacagtaatttcaaaatattaaaaactgaatatttgttttatgtaatttcctTATAACATAATCCAAATGCTTCACGTTTGAGTGCTGCTTGCATGATTGAAAAAATATCTAACATGAATGTTTctataaattaacatttctgtaatttctgtattttttcacTCTGTCCTTTTTTCTCTGCAAGATTTATCGTTTTGAGCGTTCATGCACCAGTGCATCTCTATGAAGTACACACATACAACCACAGGCACCTTCCCAAAAAAGCAGTCTCTCCTGCTACACATAACTATCCTGTGTTTCTCAGACAGAATAATCTCTGTATGTCCAATCCCTTTAAGAAACACTGAACTTCACCATGACTCTGGAAGGAGAAGCTATATTTGATTTAaaagcacgcacacacatataaactCCCCACATTAATTCAGTCTGTCAGTTCTGTGACTTAGTCAGACATGCCAGCGTGCTGTATCTTAGTCAACAGCGCACAATCTCTAGAGCTCCGTCCCTCTGGCACTGTTACAGCACATCTTACAGCAATTTTAAAGTGCTTTTATAGACAAAATACTGTTTCTAATCTTATATTTTCAACCATGCTCCTTTTTAATATACTCGTAACTTTCTATTCTTCTCcctaaactttataaactttaataagtgtgcactgcaaaaagatcattttctttatctgtatttttatatttttaagagtAAAAAGGATATTATTAAATTGAATTGTAATACGTCACAAACTAATGCTATTCTTACTATTGTCCTAAGCAAATTTATGATTATAAGTAAATCTACGTTGTTTTAAAGCTGTTTCGATTTATGGACAAGCtagacttaaagggacattccacgttttttgaaaatatgctcattttccagctcctctagagttaaacatttgattcttaccgttttgaaatccattcagctgatctccaggtctggcactagcacttttagcatagcttagcataatccattgaatctgattaaaccattagcattgtgctaaaaaataaccaaagagtttcaatatttttcctatttaaaacttgactcttctgtagttacatcgtgtactaagaccaacagaaaattaaaagctgcgattttctaggctgaaatggctagaaactatactctcaaactgccatgttacatcagcaaagtccttgattattatgccaaaataagagtatagtcctaaccatatctgcctagaaaatcacaacttttaattttctgtcggtcttagtacacgatgtcactacagaagagtcaagttttaaataggaaaaatattgaaactctttattttttagcgcgatgctaatggtctcatcagattcaatggattgtgctaagctatgctaaaagtgctagcgccagaccccgagatcagctgaatggatttcaaaacggtaagaatcaaatgtttgactctagggaagctggaagatgagcatgttttcaaaaaaagtggagtgtccctttaaaatacagataaagaaaatgatttttctGTCTGGTTTTCTCGTTATTAGTTTGTTCAGAATGTGTGTGGCTCTGCATGGAGATTGTACTGAcacagtatacagtatgtgtgtgtttgctatGCATGTATGTTACTAACTGGCCCTTTTGCCTGTCTGTCGTCAACTTGTCTCCAGGAGAGACATTTGACAGGCAGGCCAGCATCCGCCGCTCCCTAAAAAACACTGACACTCTGACCCAGCGGTCCAAGAAGGTTAAGCGGAGAAAGACTATATCAGGGGTGCCTGACAGCGTCCAACTGGAACTAGGTATGGTATGGCTTTGCCAGCTGTTTCTGCTGCTGCTCCTGCCTCACCTGCGTCCATCTAGACCGCTGAGTTCATGTAGTACTGTAGTTGTAGTTACCATGAACATCTAATGCTGTTATCTCTCATTCCAACCTTTAAAGTCTTGGAATCTCAATcatctaaaatcattaactgCCATTCATTTCAGTTTAAGTTCCCATCTATTCTCGTATCACCTTGGGTTCAACACTTTTCTTAATTATTGTATCATCTCTAGTGCACTAGTGATtacttctgtttttgtttttacttttgcATGCAGTTtgcccttaaagggacactccactttttgaaaatattgaacattttgatttttacagttttggaatccattcggccgatctccgggtctggcggtgccacttttggcgtggcttggcGTGATCGATTGAATcggattggaccattagcattgcgctaaaaataaaataaataggaGTTTCGATGTGTTTCCTGTTTGgggcttgactcttctgtggttgcatCGTGTGCTgggaccgacagaaaattaattgatgtaacatggctgcagcaggtgttgTGATATTgagcactgcctgaaaatagtcccctgctattgaaagtaaccaagggaactattttcggtactgtgtaatatcattgcgcctcctgcagccatgttacagcagcaaagtccttgattattacgccagaatgagagtataattcctaaccatatctgcctagaaaatcacaacttttaattttccgttgttcttagtacacgatgtaactacagaagagtcaagttttaaataggaaaaatatcaaaactctttggttatttttttagcgcgatgctaatggtctaatcagattcaatggattatgctaagctatgctaaaagtggtacagccagacccagagatcagctgaatggattccaaaacagtaaaaatcaaatgtttaactctcggggagctggaaaatgtgcatattttcaaaaaagtggagtgtccctttaactcatGACCCCCTTATTGTAATGTAATCCCAGCATGCAACAGCTGCATCCTGCAGTATTTCATTTCTAGCCTCTCTTCTGGGTCATCGTCTCTGGTTTTCATTTGTTTCCTATGTGTTAGTGTATGTGAGTGCTGATATTTAGATCGAGGTTTGCATCTAACTTAAGTCACTGCATAATCCCACATCCAGATTCCTCAGGCAAAGTGCTTCGTATTTTATCAGTAAAGCAATAAAGGGGAGGGGAGATAAATGAGTATGGATGTTGCAGAAGGAAGAATAGTGCAGATATACCTCTGGGTTGGGTGTGTTTAATTGTGTTATGAGAATATTGGCAGACTTCATAGTATCTGTTTTCAGTTGCATTAGTATACTGTTAAGATGGTATCCATGTGTGCATACATGCTGGACTTGGGAAAATATAGAAAGTGAATtcaatattatttgtatttgttaTACTTGTACATAcgctttcaatgacctgttctTTAACATAAAAGATGGGGAAGATGTGTAGTTTTAAGCCCTTTAACATAACTTAACTTCATAAATGATTGTTTTTTTCCTAAGGCTGATTAAAGctcattaaataaaatacatttgatataatttgtaaatGAGCTTCTTAAATGCCATAATTACTTTTGTATTGTAATTAAATTCTTAACAGTGAGCATGACAATAAGAAGATGCAAGGTTAGCAACTCTGCCTCCCGTGTTTGTGTGTATGATGGAAACATGAGACATTAACAGCTTGCAGTATTcaattaaattataaacaacATGTGTGCATGTGAATAAGCCCAGAAACACAGTGTGTATGTGTAAAAGCTTTACCAGCAGCAGCATCATCCTCTGTTACATAATAATGCACATACACTTTCTTGATACAATCAAAGTTGGCACTAAATATCTCCATTCCTAAGATATCAACCTTACTCAAAGTTTCCAGAAGTCATTAACATGCCACATGTGGCAGGAGCTTATTAAATTAATTAGCTCTCAGTAGAGAGGGTTAATCTGATTGGCGGGTTGATGCCACAAAGGGATAGAGAAAAGAGAAACAAGAAGCTTTAACATTTATCATAATAATCtaatttctgtttttctttGCAGCAGCAAAAGGGCGTGGAGGAGAGCTTCGGCCACAGTCCATGTTTATCCCCGGGCAGTATTCAACACTTGGGAGAATCGGAAATGGGAATTCAACTCTCCGTCGGTCTGAAACCAAAGATTCTGGCTGCCAGACCGAGGCGGTGAAAATCGTCCCACCCTCCATGAGAAGAATACGGGCTCAGAGGGGCCAAGGAATCGCTGCTCAGATGTCTGGCATTTCTACCTCTGCCAGCAACATCTCTTCTATGTCTGATGGAAACTCCTCTGGAAGTTCAATAGTTTTAAAGGCACCACAGTTTTGCAATGATAGACAGCGTTTTCACAGCTTGCCACGAGGTGCGCGGGTCTCTCTAAATGCAAGCCCTCTTTACAGTAGCACCCCGTGCGGGCATGAAGATTCCACAGCAAATGCATCTCATCAGATCGGAAAATTACAGGTGGATGATACTGTGGTGCACATGAGGAATGCCCCGAGGGGACGCACCCCAGTTCGACCAAAATCTCAGGAGGTGAGAGGTAGTCAAAGAGAGTGGGACTCTATCTCTGGTCCTGCTTGTGTAGTTTCTCCACATGCAGCCTACTCGACGTCACTGATACCCAATGCTACACTATCATGTTCTTCTGAGGTAATTGCACTTCACACTACATCAAGCCCTGGCCAGAGCCCAACTACTGGGTCTCCGTACTCTAAAGGTAGACCTCTTAGCATGGTCGCAGCTGTCAACAGGGAGAGCACCAGTAGTGTGGCAACAGGTTCCCACACACCAGAAGCAGGCATTCAGGATACCTGTAGTGATACCTGTAGCCAGTCTGATAGCAGTTTGCACAGCCACAGCACAATTGCAGCAGGAGCATTATCTTCAGAAGAGCAATGGATTTACGACACCCCTGAAAATGTGCTCCCCAGAAGGACACTGTCCTCCAGCTGTTCTACACCCATAAATAATCTATATAGTAGCCTTGAGCGCTCCTCAAAAGGCACAGACTCTAGTTCGCTCTACTCTATGGACAATGATGGCTACTACACTTCCATGCATTTGGATTCAGGCCTTAGATCAAGAAGCCAAGGTAGTGGCCATGGTCATGGAATAGGAGGCAGGGCAGCAAGACATAGTATGTACGAATGCCTGGGTCAGCAAGATGACAGATCCAGTCTGTACAGTGACCGTTCACTGTCACGTTCCATCTCCCTTCGCAAACCTAAGAAGCCACCTCTTCCACCAGCACGCACAGACTCTCTACGGCGAAAGCCTAAGAAAACCAACCCTCCCACAACAAGTACTGGTGGGTCAGATATTACCAACAGATCTGTTCTGAATGAGTCCTTGATTGCCACACTCCAACAGTCACTTCAGAATGGATTTAAAGGGAAAGGGTCCTCTACCTCACCATCTCACAGTCCCTGCAGTGACTATGAGGATCCTTGGATGATACGTCCCAGGAGCCAGAGTAGCATCAGTGTGGGAAGCAGTAATGTATCAGCAGCAGGGTTGGCAAATGTTTACTCCATCTGTCATGTGACACCCTCACACAGTGAGACTAGTAGTCTACGATCTGATTATGCAGATTCTTGGAGCTACTACATGGATTATCCACGTCCACCTAGTGAGCAGACACAGTCACCATGCAAATCTGCTGGACAAGCAGGTGAAATGGCAAATGGAAGAGGCCTTCACAATGGTACCCAGACATCCCATCCTTCCACCCGGGAGGGTAGTGAAGTGTACATAAAGCCCAAAACTGGCACCTCATCACCAGACAGGGTCCATCGATTGACTTCTCCATCAAGCGGTTACTCAAGTCAGTCAAACACTCCAACAGCTGGAACTCCGGTCCCCTCATTCATGAGGTGTAAGTCCCCATCAGGCAACAAGCCCAGACCTAAAGTACCTGAAAGAAAGTCATCCTTGCTCTCATCTGTATCTATTTCATCATCTTCTACCTCTCTTTCCTCCAACACCTCTGATTCCATCAGACACAATGTTCCTCCACCACCACCTCCTCTACCAGGTGTCATCCCTGTGTGCAATGCAAGCCAGACATTTCCTCCTCCTCCACCTGTTTTACCCATGACCCCCTCTCAAGAAGCATCCATGCCCCCACCTTACATCAATTCCTCCCCAGAATTTCCACCCCCTCCACCTCCAGAGGTGTGGAATGACCCTGGCCTGTCAAACCTCAATAGTTCTTTCAGTCCTCCACCTCCTCCTCCACCTCCATCTTGTGCCATTAGCCCTGCATATCCTTCCCCCCAAATTCCACTCCTGCCCAGCATGACACCTTCCCCTGCCTCCTTAAAGGATATAAAGAGCAGCCTGAAGCCTGTGAACACTGAGAGAATATCCGAGTCCACACACTCTGAAGAGTCTAGTAAACTTGGTGTACCACTGATTACCCCCCTTGCTCTGCAAAGTGTGCAGCTTCGCTCAGTGAAACGGCCAGAAAAGATTGAACTGACAGCTGACCAATTGGCCAATAAAACACCAGAGAAGCTTCAAAAACCAGATCATCCCACAGTTTCACCAGTTTCTCCACAAAAAAATGGATTCACCCTGCATCGCCAGGATAACGTTGAAGTTGTTGAAGCACAACCTGACCGCAATGTAAGgtcaataaaaaaatcatattcagCACCAGCATGGAGCCTTACAAATGGATCCATAGATTTTGGTGATGTTAAGGCCACAGACGAAGTGGATGGTCTTGAAACTCCCCTGTCATCACCAGTGAAGACACCACAAAACACTACACCCAGGAAAATGCCTCCTGTTGTTTCCAAAAAGCCCAAGTTTCCTCTCACCTTTAGACCATTGCAGAACCATACAGCATCCACAGATGAGGATGCTGGAGAATTGTTAAATGCTCAAAATGAGGAGGACATTTCTACAACAGAATGCCAGGAACCCACACCTATGCCACAACAAGAAGAAGAGAAAccagataataataatagaagTGAGATTTCTTTACCTCCTGAGGAGATGAGAAAAATGTCTCTGACAAATGTTGAGTTTTCCAAGACTCCTTGTACTATCATCCAAGAGACAGATTGTGATGTGGACAAGAGCATTAGTACAGAAGAGAGGGAAGAGGATGGAGATGAGGAAGATGTAACCAGCAACTCCGGATCTGTTGGCTCTAAAGATGATGAAAGTGGTAAGTCTGATTTTCCTAATTTTACTCAGCAGGGTTGGAGATCATTTATAAAATTGACGCAAAATCATGCATTTTTTAATACTTGGGCCTGTTTTAACAGTCGAAAGTCACTATTGGATAGCGTATGAGATCTCAAGCTTTCGATAAGAAAAAGAGGAGAGCCAGATTACTGGCTTCAGCTTTTATTCTAATAGCATTGTAAAGCAATAGCAAAGTATATGGATAGAGATTTTGCTCTTATAAGTGAATCAGGGCTTAGAGTGGGACATCACTGCGGCAGCTCTTAGATCCACTTATTTTTACCTACCTccccttctttctttctctctttccccAACATCATCTGTCCTCCTGACTTTTAATCCTTTCATCTATCTTAACTTTCTTACTCCTTATTCTCATATATTGCGTTATGCATTCTCTTACCAGCTGTTTTCCACTTTACCTTAATCTGGCATACTCTCATTTCTTAATCCCTCCCAATGTCTTT
This window encodes:
- the nhsl1b gene encoding NHS-like protein 1 isoform X1 — protein: MPFPQRTVEPQLVSRLRGSEGSEKSFITSDGRRVRKPVLFNSSDEVCCQTLTGILHQLSDLSRHASDIFLGIESQAGLITQRATRIQVRLERLQIVARNLDPKKVKIPVSNLDEEKKWTVHYTAPWHQQENIFLPGTRPACVEDLHRQAKVNLKTALRECDKLRKDGFRSSQYYSQGPTFSRRTESQNEDEDNEADDADRKSTASSGEEEKGEMSSAQVEGVDGQTPCTKAAHLPTPEEKMRQQAQAVPTDIVPINVTGETFDRQASIRRSLKNTDTLTQRSKKVKRRKTISGVPDSVQLELAAKGRGGELRPQSMFIPGQYSTLGRIGNGNSTLRRSETKDSGCQTEAVKIVPPSMRRIRAQRGQGIAAQMSGISTSASNISSMSDGNSSGSSIVLKAPQFCNDRQRFHSLPRGARVSLNASPLYSSTPCGHEDSTANASHQIGKLQVDDTVVHMRNAPRGRTPVRPKSQEVRGSQREWDSISGPACVVSPHAAYSTSLIPNATLSCSSEVIALHTTSSPGQSPTTGSPYSKGRPLSMVAAVNRESTSSVATGSHTPEAGIQDTCSDTCSQSDSSLHSHSTIAAGALSSEEQWIYDTPENVLPRRTLSSSCSTPINNLYSSLERSSKGTDSSSLYSMDNDGYYTSMHLDSGLRSRSQGSGHGHGIGGRAARHSMYECLGQQDDRSSLYSDRSLSRSISLRKPKKPPLPPARTDSLRRKPKKTNPPTTSTGGSDITNRSVLNESLIATLQQSLQNGFKGKGSSTSPSHSPCSDYEDPWMIRPRSQSSISVGSSNVSAAGLANVYSICHVTPSHSETSSLRSDYADSWSYYMDYPRPPSEQTQSPCKSAGQAGEMANGRGLHNGTQTSHPSTREGSEVYIKPKTGTSSPDRVHRLTSPSSGYSSQSNTPTAGTPVPSFMRCKSPSGNKPRPKVPERKSSLLSSVSISSSSTSLSSNTSDSIRHNVPPPPPPLPGVIPVCNASQTFPPPPPVLPMTPSQEASMPPPYINSSPEFPPPPPPEVWNDPGLSNLNSSFSPPPPPPPPSCAISPAYPSPQIPLLPSMTPSPASLKDIKSSLKPVNTERISESTHSEESSKLGVPLITPLALQSVQLRSVKRPEKIELTADQLANKTPEKLQKPDHPTVSPVSPQKNGFTLHRQDNVEVVEAQPDRNVRSIKKSYSAPAWSLTNGSIDFGDVKATDEVDGLETPLSSPVKTPQNTTPRKMPPVVSKKPKFPLTFRPLQNHTASTDEDAGELLNAQNEEDISTTECQEPTPMPQQEEEKPDNNNRSEISLPPEEMRKMSLTNVEFSKTPCTIIQETDCDVDKSISTEEREEDGDEEDVTSNSGSVGSKDDESAGDVFEPSTVNTAESPSISGDKCGDMVTPTRPRTTEDLFAAIHRSKRKVLGRKESEEERTQGPLSPPVTPTGTAPTLTSPLHRQTGSIQRNLRKSSTSSDTFKALLLKKGSHSGTSFRMSAAEMLRTTDPRFHRTRSLDSSFDPSSPTTPSPDSPCASPGRNKRSLDDWSPRCSPGSPFSTSPSLIGPKYGRSRTPPSAASSKYNARSRILSSPMTVICERDGELTESGEYGEEPCSISPVQDSNSTLCEQSSS
- the nhsl1b gene encoding NHS-like protein 1 isoform X2 codes for the protein MPFPQRTVEPQLVSRLRGSEGSEKSFITSDGRRVRKPVLFNSSDEVCCQTLTGILHQLSDLSRHASDIFLGIESQAGLITQRATRIQVRLERLQIVARNLDPKKVKIPVSNLDEEKKWTVHYTAPWHQQENIFLPGTRPACVEDLHRQAKVNLKTALRECDKLRKDGFRSSQYYSQGPTFSRRTESQNEDEDNEADDADRKSTASSGEEEKGEMSSAQVEGVDGQTPCTKAAHLPTPEEKMRQQAQAVPTDIVPINVTGETFDRQASIRRSLKNTDTLTQRSKKVKRRKTISGVPDSVQLELAAKGRGGELRPQSMFIPGQYSTLGRIGNGNSTLRRSETKDSGCQTEAVKIVPPSMRRIRAQRGQGIAAQMSGISTSASNISSMSDGNSSGSSIVLKAPQFCNDRQRFHSLPRGARVSLNASPLYSSTPCGHEDSTANASHQIGKLQVDDTVVHMRNAPRGRTPVRPKSQEVRGSQREWDSISGPACVVSPHAAYSTSLIPNATLSCSSEVIALHTTSSPGQSPTTGSPYSKGRPLSMVAAVNRESTSSVATGSHTPEAGIQDTCSDTCSQSDSSLHSHSTIAAGALSSEEQWIYDTPENVLPRRTLSSSCSTPINNLYSSLERSSKGTDSSSLYSMDNDGYYTSMHLDSGLRSRSQGSGHGHGIGGRAARHSMYECLGQQDDRSSLYSDRSLSRSISLRKPKKPPLPPARTDSLRRKPKKTNPPTTSTGGSDITNRSVLNESLIATLQQSLQNGFKGKGSSTSPSHSPCSDYEDPWMIRPRSQSSISVGSSNVSAAGLANVYSICHVTPSHSETSSLRSDYADSWSYYMDYPRPPSEQTQSPCKSAGQAGEMANGRGLHNGTQTSHPSTREGSEVYIKPKTGTSSPDRVHRLTSPSSGYSSQSNTPTAGTPVPSFMRCKSPSGNKPRPKVPERKSSLLSSVSISSSSTSLSSNTSDSIRHNVPPPPPPLPGVIPVCNASQTFPPPPPVLPMTPSQEASMPPPYINSSPEFPPPPPPEVWNDPGLSNLNSSFSPPPPPPPPSCAISPAYPSPQIPLLPSMTPSPASLKDIKSSLKPVNTERISESTHSEESSKLGVPLITPLALQSVQLRSVKRPEKIELTADQLANKTPEKLQKPDHPTVSPVSPQKNGFTLHRQDNVEVVEAQPDRNVRSIKKSYSAPAWSLTNGSIDFGDVKATDEVDGLETPLSSPVKTPQNTTPRKMPPVVSKKPKFPLTFRPLQNHTASTDEDAGELLNAQNEEDISTTECQEPTPMPQQEEEKPDNNNRSEISLPPEEMRKMSLTNVEFSKTPCTIIQETDCDVDKSISTEEREEDGDEEDVTSNSGSVGSKDDESGDVFEPSTVNTAESPSISGDKCGDMVTPTRPRTTEDLFAAIHRSKRKVLGRKESEEERTQGPLSPPVTPTGTAPTLTSPLHRQTGSIQRNLRKSSTSSDTFKALLLKKGSHSGTSFRMSAAEMLRTTDPRFHRTRSLDSSFDPSSPTTPSPDSPCASPGRNKRSLDDWSPRCSPGSPFSTSPSLIGPKYGRSRTPPSAASSKYNARSRILSSPMTVICERDGELTESGEYGEEPCSISPVQDSNSTLCEQSSS
- the nhsl1b gene encoding NHS-like protein 1 isoform X9, with the translated sequence MPFPQRTVEPQLVSRLRGSEGSEKSFITSDGRRVRKPVLFNSSDEVCCQTLTGILHQLSDLSRHASDIFLGIESQAGLITQRATRIQVRLERLQIVARNLDPKKVKIPVSNLDEEKKWTVHYTAPWHQQENIFLPGTRPACVEDLHRQAKVNLKTALRECDKLRKDGFRSSQYYSQGPTFSRRTESQNEDEDNEADDADRKSTASSGEEEKGEMSSAQVEGVDGQTPCTKAAHLPTPEEKMRQQAQAVPTDIVPINVTGETFDRQASIRRSLKNTDTLTQRSKKVKRRKTISGVPDSVQLELAKGRGGELRPQSMFIPGQYSTLGRIGNGNSTLRRSETKDSGCQTEAVKIVPPSMRRIRAQRGQGIAAQMSGISTSASNISSMSDGNSSGSSIVLKAPQFCNDRQRFHSLPRGARVSLNASPLYSSTPCGHEDSTANASHQIGKLQVDDTVVHMRNAPRGRTPVRPKSQEVRGSQREWDSISGPACVVSPHAAYSTSLIPNATLSCSSEVIALHTTSSPGQSPTTGSPYSKGRPLSMVAAVNRESTSSVATGSHTPEAGIQDTCSDTCSQSDSSLHSHSTIAAGALSSEEQWIYDTPENVLPRRTLSSSCSTPINNLYSSLERSSKGTDSSSLYSMDNDGYYTSMHLDSGLRSRSQGSGHGHGIGGRAARHSMYECLGQQDDRSSLYSDRSLSRSISLRKPKKPPLPPARTDSLRRKPKKTNPPTTSTGGSDITNRSVLNESLIATLQQSLQNGFKGKGSSTSPSHSPCSDYEDPWMIRPRSQSSISVGSSNVSAAGLANVYSICHVTPSHSETSSLRSDYADSWSYYMDYPRPPSEQTQSPCKSAGQAGEMANGRGLHNGTQTSHPSTREGSEVYIKPKTGTSSPDRVHRLTSPSSGYSSQSNTPTAGTPVPSFMRCKSPSGNKPRPKVPERKSSLLSSVSISSSSTSLSSNTSDSIRHNVPPPPPPLPGVIPVCNASQTFPPPPPVLPMTPSQEASMPPPYINSSPEFPPPPPPEVWNDPGLSNLNSSFSPPPPPPPPSCAISPAYPSPQIPLLPSMTPSPASLKDIKSSLKPVNTERISESTHSEESSKLGVPLITPLALQSVQLRSVKRPEKIELTADQLANKTPEKLQKPDHPTVSPVSPQKNGFTLHRQDNVEVVEAQPDRNVRSIKKSYSAPAWSLTNGSIDFGDVKATDEVDGLETPLSSPVKTPQNTTPRKMPPVVSKKPKFPLTFRPLQNHTASTDEDAGELLNAQNEEDISTTECQEPTPMPQQEEEKPDNNNRSEISLPPEEMRKMSLTNVEFSKTPCTIIQETDCDVDKSISTEEREEDGDEEDVTSNSGSVGSKDDESGDVFEPSTVNTAESPSISGDKCGDMVTPTRPRTTEDLFAAIHRSKRKVLGRKESEEERTQGPLSPPVTPTGTAPTLTSPLHRQTGSIQRNLRKSSTSSDTFKALLLKKGSHSGTSFRMSAAEMLRTTDPRFHRTRSLDSSFDPSSPTTPSPDSPCASPGRNKRSLDDWSPRCSPGSPFSTSPSLIGPKYGRSRTPPSAASSKYNARSRILSSPMTVICERDGELTESGEYGEEPCSISPVQDSNSTLCEQSSS